The nucleotide window CTGTGCCGCGTTGCCAGAGCCCCGTGGAAAGGGAAAATCGTGTCTTTGCAGACCACCTTCGTCCGCCCCTCCGTTATCGCAGTCGCCCTCGCCGGATCGCTCGCATTCGCCGGAAGTCCGGTGGCGCATGCGGAGCAGATCGTGCTGGAGAGTGGCCACCTCAACGCCTTCAACGTGACCGCCAAGAACGGGCAGTTGAAGCTTGATATCAAAGAAGACATCACCGCACCGAACGTCGAGCGTCCCGCAGAAGACGTCACCTTGGTTGTGCACAAGGATGCGTACACCGACGCCACGAAGCAGCTTCCACAGGTTGGCAAGAGCGGTTACGTCCTGCCGCAGGGCTACCACCAGGGCATGCTGCGCCCAGGCTGGACCACCCTTATGGCGCGTTGGGACGGGTTCACCGACGTGAAAATCCGCATTGACGAGGTCACCGGCCCGGGTGAGGTCTACATGTTCAGCACCGACGGCAAGGGTGGTTTCAAGGCTGCAGCGGAGGACGGCGACTTCCAGCTCACCCCGGGCAGCGCCATCCACCAGGAGACCCCGGCGCACCTGCACACCCACTGGCTGTTCACCGAGCCGGGCACTTACACCATGAAGGCGACGGCGCTTTCCAACGGTAAGGAATCGAACCAGGCGACCTACACCTGGCAGGTGGGGGAGAAGGCGCATCCGCGTCCGATCATGGATGAGCCGCTCTCGCTGGAGCGCATGCAGTCTCTGGCCGGTGTGAGCGTGCCTGCGTCAACGGCAGTTGACCCGGTTGAGAAGGGCGCGGTGCCGCCGGCGGCAGACGCGGTGGCGCAGGGCGCTGCAGATGTGGCAGCGAAGGACGCCGTAGCAAAGGATGCCACAGCAAAGGACGCCACTCCTGAGGCAGCGAAGCCGGAGACCGCTTCAGGGGAGAGCTCTGCTCCGCAGTTGAGCGCAGCAGTGCGCGGCGAGGAGCTGAGCGCGACGCAGGAGAACCGCGGCCAGCTCAGCGCACGCCCGGAGGACCGCGGCGAGCTCAGCGCGCGTCCAGAAGCGCGCGACGGCTTGAGCGCAGAGTCTTCGTCTGAGGAAAACGGTGCAGGCTCGGCCGATCTTTCGGTGAGTGCAGAGTCCCGACCGGCGCTGAC belongs to Corynebacterium glaucum and includes:
- a CDS encoding choice-of-anchor M domain-containing protein; translation: MSLQTTFVRPSVIAVALAGSLAFAGSPVAHAEQIVLESGHLNAFNVTAKNGQLKLDIKEDITAPNVERPAEDVTLVVHKDAYTDATKQLPQVGKSGYVLPQGYHQGMLRPGWTTLMARWDGFTDVKIRIDEVTGPGEVYMFSTDGKGGFKAAAEDGDFQLTPGSAIHQETPAHLHTHWLFTEPGTYTMKATALSNGKESNQATYTWQVGEKAHPRPIMDEPLSLERMQSLAGVSVPASTAVDPVEKGAVPPAADAVAQGAADVAAKDAVAKDATAKDATPEAAKPETASGESSAPQLSAAVRGEELSATQENRGQLSARPEDRGELSARPEARDGLSAESSSEENGAGSADLSVSAESRPALTGLALVLAILGAGLTFLQSGALKGIALPKL